The Polypterus senegalus isolate Bchr_013 chromosome 9, ASM1683550v1, whole genome shotgun sequence genome includes a window with the following:
- the cbln1 gene encoding cerebellin-1: MLLLLGSVLLISGVAYSQNETEPIVLEGKCLVVCDSNPTSDPTGTALGISVRSGSAKVAFSAVRSTNHEPSEMSNRTMVIYFDQVLVNVGSNFDSERSTFSAPRKGIYSFNFHVVKVYNRQTIQVSLMLNGWPVISAFAGDQDVTREAASNGVLIQMEKGDRAYLKLERGDLKGGWKYSTFSGFLVFSL; the protein is encoded by the exons ATGCTCCTTCTCCTGGGGAGTGTCCTTTTGATATCTGGGGTGGCTTATTCTCAAAACGAAACCGAGCCCATAGTACTGGAAGGAAAGTGTCTGGTGGTATGTGACTCCAACCCTACCTCAGATCCGACAGGAACTGCTCTGGGAATCTCGGTGAGGTCCGGAAGCGCCAAAGTAGCCTTCTCTGCTGTTAGGAGCACCAATCACGAGCCTTCGGAGATGAGCAACCGGACTATGGTCATCTACTTCGACCAG GTTTTAGTGAACGTTGGAAGCAATTTCGACTCTGAGAGGAGCACCTTCAGCGCCCCGCGAAAGGGAATATACAGTTTCAATTTTCACGTCGTCAAAGTGTACAACAGGCAGACCATTCAG GTAAGCCTCATGTTGAATGGCTGGCCAGTCATCTCGGCATTCGCAGGGGACCAGGACGTGACCCGAGAGGCCGCCAGTAACGGAGTCCTCATTCAGATGGAGAAGGGAGACCGGGCGTATCTCAAACTGGAGAGAGGTGACCTGAAGGGAGGCTGGAAATACTCGACATTTTCAGGATTCCTTGTATTTTCCCTCTGA